The following are encoded together in the Actinoplanes sp. N902-109 genome:
- a CDS encoding serine hydrolase, translated as MRTTTEVSSMHLSRRALLAAAAGSAGAAAVGTAPARAGGAGLPPAVRALEDQIQAGMARYRIPGVSYGLLYRGRQYVRGFGVTDVADPAPVTADTMFRVASTTKTFTGTAVLRLVERGRLDLDRTVRSYLPGFRTSDPAASARVTVRQLLQHTAGWLGDYFFDTGTQDGALAAYVEGMARLPQLTPPGRVFQYNNAALSVAGRLVEVVTGTSYEEAVKTLILEPLRLRHSEFFPGDVPGGVVATPHGPDGTGAPVPVPQALAMPRGVHPAGGLISSARDQLSWALYHLGDGRPLLRRSTLRAMQSRPGPGGTLFVELDGYGLSWMLRPTAEGPTVVQHGGDWPGHHSGFLMVPERGMALTVLTNSESGAELTAELFAGDSVLARLAGVHNLPAVPLSLPDAQLAGYTGSYSGSSVGPDGVLYTDSFDVVADAGQLSLRDDGQELLRLAFYRKDYVKVLLPDGTDTLFRADFVRGADGTVAWVRYSGRLYRRGGPATLAAPARHRPLFPPVI; from the coding sequence ATGCGAACGACAACAGAGGTCAGTTCGATGCATCTGTCGCGGCGGGCGTTGCTCGCGGCGGCTGCCGGAAGTGCCGGAGCGGCAGCGGTCGGCACAGCACCGGCGCGGGCCGGGGGAGCGGGGCTGCCACCGGCGGTCCGGGCGCTCGAGGACCAGATCCAGGCCGGGATGGCGCGCTACCGCATCCCCGGCGTCTCCTACGGACTGCTGTACCGCGGCCGGCAGTACGTCCGCGGCTTCGGCGTGACCGATGTGGCCGACCCGGCACCGGTCACCGCCGACACCATGTTCCGGGTCGCGTCCACCACCAAGACGTTCACCGGCACCGCGGTCCTGCGGCTGGTCGAGCGCGGCCGGCTCGACCTGGACCGGACGGTGCGCAGCTACCTGCCCGGTTTCCGCACGTCCGATCCGGCGGCGTCGGCCCGGGTGACGGTCCGGCAGCTGCTCCAGCACACCGCCGGGTGGCTCGGTGACTACTTCTTCGACACCGGTACGCAGGACGGCGCGCTGGCCGCCTATGTGGAGGGGATGGCGCGGCTGCCCCAGCTGACGCCGCCGGGCCGGGTGTTCCAGTACAACAACGCGGCGCTGTCGGTGGCCGGGCGGCTGGTGGAGGTGGTGACCGGGACGTCGTACGAGGAAGCGGTCAAGACCTTGATCCTGGAGCCGTTGCGGTTGCGGCACAGCGAGTTCTTCCCCGGCGATGTCCCCGGTGGGGTGGTGGCCACGCCGCACGGGCCGGACGGGACGGGCGCGCCGGTCCCGGTGCCGCAGGCGTTGGCCATGCCGCGCGGCGTGCATCCCGCCGGCGGGCTCATCTCCAGCGCCCGTGACCAGCTCAGCTGGGCGCTGTACCACCTGGGCGACGGCCGCCCGCTGCTGCGCCGCAGCACGCTGCGGGCGATGCAGTCCCGGCCGGGCCCGGGCGGGACGCTCTTCGTCGAGCTGGACGGCTACGGGCTGAGCTGGATGCTGCGCCCGACCGCCGAGGGGCCGACAGTGGTGCAGCACGGCGGTGACTGGCCCGGCCACCACTCGGGTTTCCTCATGGTGCCCGAGCGCGGGATGGCGCTGACCGTCCTGACCAACTCGGAGAGCGGGGCGGAGCTGACCGCCGAGCTGTTCGCCGGCGACTCGGTGCTGGCCCGGCTGGCCGGCGTGCACAACCTGCCGGCCGTGCCGCTGAGCCTGCCGGACGCCCAGCTCGCCGGGTACACCGGGAGCTACTCCGGCTCATCGGTCGGCCCCGACGGCGTCCTGTACACCGACTCGTTCGACGTGGTCGCCGATGCCGGGCAGCTCAGCCTGCGCGACGACGGGCAGGAACTGCTCCGGCTGGCCTTCTACCGCAAGGACTACGTCAAGGTGCTGCTGCCGGACGGCACGGACACGTTGTTCCGGGCCGATTTCGTCCGCGGTGCCGACGGTACGGTGGCGTGGGTCCGCTATTCCGGCCGGCTCTACCGCCGGGGAGGCCCGGCCACGCTGGCCGCCCCGGCCCGGCACCGGCCGCTGTTCCCACCCGTGATCTGA
- a CDS encoding DUF5808 domain-containing protein — translation MKRIAPPGGLTWSGLAQPLTVLVVTAAVGAWRYPHLPPSTVLHFDTGGTPDWTVPTSPAVAFLPVYGQLVVTVISIAAAVRARRPRAAPALLTLGMCVNIAFALLAVQQWWGGDRLRWPLLVGALTATILGAGLTLVTAARAGAAAPGGSDDDRYWRNDLFYSNPDDPNVLVPKRIGIGLTFNFGHPMAKVWLAVLVALPAVSIVLAALLGG, via the coding sequence GTGAAACGCATCGCCCCGCCCGGCGGGCTGACCTGGTCCGGGCTCGCACAACCGCTGACCGTGCTGGTCGTGACGGCGGCCGTGGGTGCGTGGCGCTATCCGCACCTGCCGCCGAGCACGGTGCTGCACTTCGACACCGGCGGTACGCCCGACTGGACGGTGCCCACCTCACCCGCCGTGGCGTTCCTGCCCGTGTACGGCCAGCTCGTGGTCACCGTGATCAGCATCGCCGCCGCCGTCCGGGCCCGCCGGCCGCGGGCCGCCCCGGCACTGCTGACCCTGGGCATGTGCGTGAACATCGCATTCGCCCTGCTGGCCGTCCAGCAGTGGTGGGGCGGCGACCGGCTGCGCTGGCCGCTGCTGGTGGGCGCCCTGACCGCCACGATCCTCGGTGCCGGGCTGACCCTGGTCACCGCCGCCCGCGCCGGGGCGGCAGCACCCGGCGGCAGCGACGACGACCGGTACTGGCGCAACGACCTGTTCTACTCCAACCCCGACGACCCGAACGTGCTGGTGCCCAAGCGCATCGGCATCGGGCTGACGTTCAACTTCGGCCACCCGATGGCCAAGGTGTGGCTGGCGGTGCTGGTCGCTCTGCCGGCCGTGTCGATCGTGCTCGCCGCCCTGCTCGGCGGCTGA
- a CDS encoding YbaB/EbfC family nucleoid-associated protein, whose product MDDIDATEEWLQSWAVGVDRQAEQSAELTRRVAAVNGEAASRDGAIRVVVKASGQVDRLELDDRVRALPGQVLAGRIMEVLRLAEADVSARVADQAAQTVGTDTETGRAVVQSFETRFPAVDRGEQEGARRGW is encoded by the coding sequence GTGGACGACATCGATGCGACGGAGGAATGGCTGCAGTCCTGGGCTGTGGGTGTCGATCGCCAGGCCGAGCAGAGCGCCGAGCTCACCCGCCGCGTCGCGGCGGTCAACGGGGAGGCGGCGAGCCGGGACGGCGCGATCCGCGTCGTCGTCAAAGCGTCCGGGCAGGTCGACCGTCTCGAGCTGGACGATCGGGTCCGCGCGCTGCCCGGCCAGGTGCTGGCGGGCCGGATCATGGAGGTGCTCCGGCTGGCTGAGGCCGACGTCTCGGCCAGAGTGGCGGATCAGGCCGCGCAGACCGTGGGCACGGACACGGAAACGGGTCGCGCGGTGGTCCAATCGTTCGAGACCCGGTTCCCCGCCGTCGACCGGGGCGAGCAGGAAGGTGCCCGGCGTGGCTGGTGA
- a CDS encoding VWA domain-containing protein, with product MTPYPFSAVVGLDDLRLALLLTAVSPAVGGVLVRGEKGTAKSTVVRALAALLPEVDVVRGCRFACDPAAPDPDCPDGPHEPGAPHGHRPAALVELPVGATEDRVVGTLDIQRALADGVKAYEPGLLAAAHRGALYVDEVNLLPDHLVDLLLDAAAMGRAHVERDGVSVKHAARFLLVGTMNPEEGEPRPQLVDRFGLVVTVAAPRDAVQRAEVVRRRLAYELDPDAFAERFTATERELAARILTARRAVPSVRLPDKELDRIARICLAYGVDGMRADIVVARCAVALAAWHGRDTVTADDVRDAARLALPHRRRTDPLDPPGTDEQRLEEALEQAGMDDPDDDPDGGPDGGPDGGPDGDSGPDGGGPDGGPDSGGPGPDGGLDSSGGPDGGPPPGADGAPPSPHDAPPPPPGAGPEPGPEQPAADDQNATPARPGAGGTRAAAQAGAVYRPKTLRIAARGEGGHAGRRSPAFARRGRVVGSRIPQGKLRGAPHLPATLRAAIHRAGADQRGTASAQPHGAASAQPRGGVRGAAFVQPRDLREAVHVGREANLVLFVVDASGSMAARKRMTVVKTAVLSLLRDAYQRRDRVGMITFRGSGADQVLPPTSSHEVGVLRLASLRTGGRTPLAAGLRTAATTIATERRRDPRRRPLLVVVTDGRATSGPDPATVAPALAGVSTIVVDCESGPVRLGLARRLAAVLGAEVMPLDALDAGATAGNAGRTANAGPLGRVA from the coding sequence GTGACGCCGTACCCGTTCTCCGCCGTCGTCGGCCTTGACGATCTGCGCCTGGCCCTGCTGCTGACGGCGGTCTCGCCGGCCGTCGGCGGGGTGCTCGTCCGGGGTGAGAAAGGCACCGCCAAGAGCACCGTCGTCCGGGCTCTGGCCGCCCTGCTGCCCGAGGTCGACGTGGTGCGGGGCTGCCGCTTCGCCTGTGACCCGGCGGCCCCCGACCCCGACTGCCCGGACGGCCCGCACGAGCCCGGTGCACCGCACGGGCACCGCCCCGCCGCCCTGGTCGAGCTGCCCGTCGGGGCGACCGAGGACCGGGTCGTGGGCACCCTCGACATCCAGCGGGCGCTGGCCGACGGCGTCAAGGCGTACGAGCCCGGGCTGCTGGCCGCCGCACACCGCGGCGCCCTCTACGTCGACGAGGTCAACCTGCTGCCCGATCACCTGGTCGACCTGCTGCTGGACGCGGCGGCGATGGGCCGGGCGCACGTCGAGCGGGACGGGGTGTCGGTCAAGCATGCCGCCCGCTTCCTGCTGGTGGGCACCATGAACCCGGAGGAGGGCGAGCCCCGCCCGCAGCTGGTCGACCGGTTCGGCCTGGTCGTGACGGTGGCGGCCCCCCGCGACGCGGTGCAGCGGGCCGAGGTGGTGCGCCGGCGGCTGGCCTACGAGCTCGATCCGGACGCCTTCGCCGAGCGGTTCACGGCCACCGAGCGGGAGCTGGCCGCCCGCATCCTCACCGCCCGCCGCGCCGTACCGTCGGTGCGGCTGCCGGACAAGGAGCTCGACCGGATCGCCCGGATCTGCCTGGCCTACGGCGTGGACGGCATGCGCGCCGACATCGTGGTGGCCCGCTGCGCGGTCGCCCTGGCGGCCTGGCACGGCCGCGACACGGTCACTGCCGATGACGTACGGGACGCGGCCCGGCTCGCTCTGCCGCACCGGCGGCGCACCGACCCGCTCGACCCGCCCGGCACCGACGAGCAGCGGCTCGAGGAGGCCCTGGAGCAGGCCGGCATGGACGACCCGGACGACGACCCGGACGGCGGCCCGGACGGCGGCCCGGACGGCGGCCCGGACGGCGACTCCGGCCCGGACGGCGGCGGACCCGACGGCGGGCCGGACAGCGGCGGACCCGGCCCGGACGGCGGGCTCGACAGCAGCGGCGGCCCCGACGGCGGTCCGCCACCGGGTGCCGACGGTGCGCCGCCTTCTCCGCACGACGCGCCGCCTCCACCGCCCGGCGCCGGCCCTGAGCCGGGGCCGGAGCAGCCCGCAGCGGATGATCAGAATGCGACGCCCGCCCGCCCCGGTGCCGGTGGGACGCGGGCCGCGGCGCAGGCCGGGGCGGTCTACCGGCCCAAGACGCTGCGGATCGCGGCGCGGGGCGAGGGCGGGCATGCCGGGCGGCGCTCACCGGCGTTCGCGCGGCGCGGCCGGGTCGTCGGGTCGCGGATCCCGCAGGGCAAGCTCCGCGGCGCCCCGCACCTGCCCGCCACTCTGCGTGCCGCCATCCACCGGGCCGGCGCCGACCAGCGCGGGACAGCTTCGGCACAGCCACACGGTGCCGCCTCCGCGCAACCACGCGGGGGCGTGCGCGGGGCCGCTTTCGTGCAACCGCGTGATCTGCGCGAGGCGGTGCATGTCGGGCGGGAGGCCAACCTGGTGCTGTTCGTGGTCGACGCCTCCGGGTCGATGGCGGCGCGCAAGCGGATGACCGTGGTCAAGACCGCGGTGCTGTCCCTGCTGCGCGACGCCTACCAGCGGCGGGACCGGGTCGGCATGATCACGTTCCGGGGCTCGGGCGCGGACCAGGTGCTCCCGCCCACCTCCAGCCACGAGGTCGGGGTGCTGCGGCTGGCGAGCCTGCGCACCGGTGGGCGTACCCCGCTGGCCGCGGGCCTGCGCACCGCCGCCACGACCATCGCCACCGAGCGGCGCCGTGACCCGCGGCGGCGTCCGCTGCTCGTGGTGGTCACCGACGGGCGGGCCACCAGCGGGCCCGACCCCGCGACGGTTGCCCCCGCCCTGGCCGGGGTGTCCACGATCGTGGTCGACTGTGAGTCCGGGCCGGTGCGCCTCGGGCTGGCCCGCCGGCTCGCCGCCGTCCTGGGCGCCGAGGTCATGCCGCTCGACGCGCTCGACGCGGGCGCAACTGCCGGGAACGCCGGCCGGACGGCGAACGCCGGCCCGCTGGGGAGGGTCGCCTGA
- the cobO gene encoding cob(I)yrinic acid a,c-diamide adenosyltransferase — protein MPQGKVTTVPQDGLTTRQRRRQAVLAVHTGHGKGKSTAAFGMALRAWNAGWSLGVFQFVKSEKWRVGEESALKALGEVPGGPPVAWHKMGEGWSWIQRAGTERDHAAEAAEGWAQIKRDLAAQTYDFYVLDEFTYPMKWGWVDVADVVGTLRQRPGTQHVVITGRDAHPDLLAAADLVTEMTKVKHPMDAGRKGQRGIEW, from the coding sequence ATGCCGCAGGGGAAAGTCACGACCGTTCCGCAAGACGGTCTCACCACGCGGCAGCGCCGGCGGCAGGCCGTGCTCGCCGTGCACACCGGGCACGGCAAGGGCAAGTCGACCGCCGCGTTCGGGATGGCCCTGCGCGCCTGGAACGCGGGCTGGTCGCTCGGGGTGTTCCAGTTCGTCAAGTCGGAGAAGTGGCGGGTCGGCGAGGAGTCCGCGCTCAAGGCCCTCGGCGAGGTGCCGGGCGGGCCGCCGGTCGCCTGGCACAAGATGGGCGAGGGCTGGTCGTGGATCCAGCGCGCGGGCACCGAACGCGACCACGCCGCCGAGGCCGCCGAGGGGTGGGCCCAGATCAAGCGGGACCTCGCCGCGCAGACGTACGACTTCTACGTGCTCGACGAGTTCACGTACCCGATGAAGTGGGGCTGGGTCGACGTCGCCGATGTCGTCGGGACGCTGCGGCAGCGGCCGGGCACCCAGCACGTGGTGATCACCGGGCGGGACGCGCACCCCGACCTGCTGGCCGCCGCCGACCTGGTCACCGAGATGACCAAGGTCAAGCATCCGATGGACGCCGGTCGCAAGGGTCAGCGGGGCATCGAGTGGTGA
- a CDS encoding cobyrinate a,c-diamide synthase, producing the protein MVSVARIVVAAPASGHGKTTIATGLLAAYAGRGLRVAPFKVGPDYIDPSYHALAAGRPGRNLDPVMVGEQTIGPLFAHGSAGADLAVVEGVMGLYDGRAGGGDTGSTAHVAGLLDAPVLLVVNAAAQGRSVAALVHGFRSFGNVRIGGVILNQVGSDRHEAILREACEEVGTPVLGAMRRTSAVEAPSRHLGLVPAAERRAEALASVDALAALVESSVDLDAVLALARSALPLAATPWTPQVPDPVPGRPVVALAGGPAFTFAYAETAELLAGAGAEVVVVDPLRDEKLPDNTRALVVGGGFPEVYAAELSANEPLRLAVASLAAVGLPIAAECAGLLWLCRTLDGAPMCGVLDADAAMTPSLTLGYRDAVALSDSPLFPAGSRITGHEFHRTTVHPRSGLLLEPAAGAAWAWRGADPEGFAAPSLHASYLHLHWAADPAIAHRFVTAAASAP; encoded by the coding sequence GTGGTGAGCGTCGCGCGTATCGTCGTGGCCGCGCCCGCCTCCGGGCACGGCAAGACCACGATTGCCACGGGGCTGCTGGCCGCGTACGCCGGACGGGGTCTGCGGGTTGCGCCTTTCAAGGTGGGCCCGGACTACATCGACCCGAGCTACCACGCGCTCGCGGCGGGGCGGCCGGGGCGCAACCTCGACCCGGTCATGGTGGGCGAGCAGACGATCGGGCCGCTGTTCGCGCACGGCTCGGCGGGTGCCGACCTCGCCGTGGTCGAGGGCGTGATGGGGCTGTACGACGGGCGCGCCGGCGGCGGTGACACCGGCTCGACCGCGCACGTCGCCGGGCTGCTCGACGCGCCGGTGCTGCTGGTGGTCAACGCCGCCGCGCAGGGCCGGTCGGTGGCCGCCCTGGTGCACGGCTTCCGCAGCTTCGGCAACGTACGGATCGGCGGGGTGATCCTCAACCAGGTCGGCTCGGACCGGCACGAGGCGATCCTGCGCGAGGCCTGCGAGGAGGTCGGCACCCCGGTGCTCGGGGCGATGCGCCGGACGTCCGCCGTCGAGGCCCCCTCCCGCCACCTCGGCCTGGTCCCGGCCGCCGAACGCCGAGCCGAAGCTCTGGCCTCGGTGGACGCGCTGGCCGCACTGGTCGAGTCGTCGGTCGACCTCGACGCGGTGCTGGCGCTGGCCCGGTCGGCACTCCCGCTCGCCGCGACGCCCTGGACCCCGCAGGTCCCGGACCCGGTGCCGGGCCGCCCGGTGGTCGCGCTCGCCGGTGGTCCCGCTTTCACCTTCGCGTACGCCGAGACGGCCGAACTCCTCGCCGGAGCCGGCGCCGAGGTGGTGGTCGTCGACCCGCTGCGCGACGAGAAGCTCCCCGACAACACCCGCGCCCTGGTGGTGGGTGGCGGCTTCCCCGAGGTGTACGCGGCCGAGCTGTCCGCCAACGAACCCCTGCGCCTCGCGGTGGCCTCGCTGGCCGCCGTCGGCCTCCCGATCGCCGCGGAATGCGCGGGCCTGCTCTGGCTGTGCCGCACCCTCGACGGCGCCCCGATGTGCGGCGTCCTGGACGCGGACGCGGCCATGACCCCGTCGCTGACGCTGGGCTACCGCGACGCGGTCGCGCTCTCGGACAGCCCGCTGTTCCCCGCCGGCTCCCGCATCACCGGCCACGAGTTCCACCGTACGACGGTGCACCCGCGCAGCGGCCTGCTCCTGGAACCCGCCGCCGGAGCCGCCTGGGCCTGGCGCGGCGCCGACCCGGAGGGTTTCGCGGCACCCTCGCTGCACGCCTCGTACCTGCACCTGCACTGGGCCGCCGACCCGGCGATCGCCCACCGCTTCGTCACGGCCGCCGCGTCGGCACCATGA
- a CDS encoding cobalamin biosynthesis protein, protein MRALGIGAQSSATLTDLGNALAGLKDALAGHGNAPAGLGDVGAHLGGDLRIDTLATLDRLGPVVAPFADRGAWPLLLFTAAELAAMPTPHTVRRTGAPSVAEAAALRAAGPAAVLLIPKTTFTRVTLALAITPPAPPGAAPPRLDPPG, encoded by the coding sequence ATGAGGGCGCTGGGCATCGGGGCCCAGTCCTCCGCAACCCTGACCGACCTCGGGAACGCCCTGGCCGGCCTGAAGGACGCCCTGGCCGGCCACGGGAACGCCCCGGCCGGCCTCGGCGACGTCGGGGCGCACCTCGGGGGTGACCTCCGCATCGACACGCTGGCCACCCTCGACCGCCTCGGGCCGGTGGTCGCACCCTTCGCCGACCGTGGAGCGTGGCCGCTGCTGCTCTTCACCGCGGCCGAACTCGCCGCGATGCCAACCCCGCACACGGTCCGCCGGACCGGCGCGCCCAGCGTCGCGGAGGCGGCGGCGCTCCGCGCGGCCGGCCCGGCAGCCGTCCTGCTCATCCCCAAGACCACCTTCACCCGGGTGACCCTCGCGCTGGCCATCACCCCGCCGGCGCCGCCGGGTGCTGCCCCGCCGCGGCTCGATCCGCCGGGCTGA
- a CDS encoding gluconokinase has protein sequence MDVVIGIDTGTTATKGIAAGPNGEVLVTTSVHYPLSVPGPGRAELDAARLRDAAIEALVGVATRVRERGDQVVAVSLSAFLHGLAPLDADGSPRGPLITWADNRAAEHSRRIAEAGRAKGLQARTGTPVHPMAPLAKLAWWRDEDPRLLRDTPRWGGVKEVVLSGLAGAGFVLDLSVASGTGMYDIHQRRWDPEALDLTGVREDQLAEVVPTTTVLKLDPDVAAAAGLPPGTPLVIGAADGPLANLGVGATPAGVAAVSLGTSGALRMLVDHPVADQAGRLFCYALTEDRWALGGAINNAGSVVRWAGQTMAAGFDRPAAEGDDADERDAALLLEAAGSPAGSDGLLCLPYLLGERAPWWRGGMRGAYLGLRREHGRAHLVRAAVEGVCQQLALVRDTFAAEHIAMTEVRATGGAVNSELWVGILAAALDLPVAVADTPEGTALGACLLGLHAIGHLPDLDQAAALVAITGHTRPDPADAALYRRLRPLIERSAEAVTDVLTELDHLAPSPLPSTEKAVDAPRG, from the coding sequence ATGGATGTCGTCATCGGGATCGACACTGGCACGACCGCGACCAAGGGCATCGCTGCCGGTCCGAACGGCGAGGTGCTGGTGACCACCAGCGTGCACTACCCGCTGTCGGTGCCAGGCCCGGGCCGCGCCGAGCTGGACGCCGCCCGGCTGCGCGACGCCGCGATCGAGGCGCTGGTCGGCGTGGCCACCCGGGTCCGCGAGCGCGGCGACCAGGTCGTCGCGGTCAGCCTGTCGGCGTTCCTGCACGGCCTCGCCCCGCTCGACGCCGACGGCAGTCCCCGCGGCCCGCTGATCACCTGGGCCGACAACCGGGCCGCCGAGCACAGCCGCCGCATCGCCGAGGCCGGCCGCGCCAAGGGGCTGCAGGCCCGCACCGGCACCCCGGTGCACCCGATGGCGCCGCTGGCCAAGCTCGCCTGGTGGCGCGACGAGGACCCGCGGCTGCTGCGCGACACCCCGCGCTGGGGCGGCGTCAAGGAGGTCGTGCTCAGCGGGCTCGCCGGGGCGGGCTTCGTGCTCGACCTGTCCGTCGCGTCCGGCACCGGCATGTACGACATCCACCAGCGTCGCTGGGACCCCGAGGCCCTCGACCTCACCGGCGTCCGCGAGGACCAGCTCGCCGAGGTCGTCCCCACCACCACGGTGCTCAAGCTCGACCCCGACGTCGCCGCCGCCGCGGGCCTGCCCCCGGGCACCCCGCTGGTCATCGGCGCCGCCGACGGCCCGCTGGCCAACCTCGGTGTCGGCGCCACCCCCGCCGGTGTCGCCGCCGTTTCCCTCGGCACCAGCGGCGCGCTGCGCATGCTGGTCGATCACCCGGTGGCCGACCAGGCCGGCCGGCTGTTCTGCTACGCCCTCACCGAGGACCGCTGGGCGCTGGGCGGCGCGATCAACAACGCCGGCTCGGTGGTCCGCTGGGCCGGTCAGACCATGGCCGCGGGTTTCGACCGCCCGGCCGCCGAGGGTGACGACGCCGACGAACGCGACGCCGCCCTGCTGCTCGAGGCGGCCGGTTCCCCCGCCGGCAGCGACGGCCTGCTCTGCCTGCCGTACCTGCTGGGCGAGCGGGCCCCCTGGTGGCGTGGCGGCATGCGCGGTGCCTACCTCGGGCTGCGCCGCGAACACGGCCGCGCCCACCTGGTCCGGGCCGCGGTGGAAGGCGTCTGTCAGCAGCTCGCCCTGGTCCGCGACACCTTCGCCGCGGAGCACATCGCCATGACCGAGGTACGGGCCACCGGCGGCGCGGTCAACTCCGAGCTCTGGGTCGGCATCCTGGCCGCCGCCCTGGACCTCCCGGTGGCCGTCGCCGACACCCCCGAGGGCACCGCGCTGGGCGCCTGCCTCCTCGGCCTGCACGCCATCGGCCACCTGCCGGACCTCGACCAGGCGGCGGCCCTCGTCGCCATCACCGGCCACACCCGGCCGGACCCGGCCGACGCGGCGCTCTACCGCCGGCTCCGCCCGCTCATCGAAAGGTCAGCCGAGGCCGTCACGGACGTTCTGACCGAACTCGATCACCTCGCCCCGTCGCCCCTGCCGAGCACGGAGAAGGCCGTCGACGCCCCGCGCGGCTGA
- a CDS encoding glycosyltransferase: MRVLIVTSGSMGDVAPFTGLGLRLRQAGHEVTLAAHESFRAGVELPFLPLPGDVRAILPQTRAGGGPRSLLRLLTLARPLIAELGDGIAAAVRDSRAEVVLLSTMVAPLGYSVAEAAGIPWAGVFLQPVLPTGAFGPVLTGGTDTGVPAVNRLLGRFMEASSTPLYRGPIRELRARLGLPGRSNRQLQREQRHRFPTFHGFSPHVVARPPDWPASHEVVGYWWPARPAGWQPPAEVAAFLAAGPPPVVIGFGSMATGANDRLARLVPAAVRRAGVRAIVQAGWSGLRVGEHPGILQTGPLPHDWLFPRTAAVVHHAGAGTTAAALRAGVPAVAVPVLADQPFWARRLADLGVSPAPIPLPRLTAERLAGAITAALTKRDRAARLATRIAGEDGAARILEWLEDPGRRPTGLSAP, translated from the coding sequence ATGCGGGTGCTGATCGTGACGTCGGGCTCGATGGGCGACGTGGCACCGTTCACCGGGCTGGGTCTGCGCCTGCGGCAGGCCGGGCACGAGGTGACGCTGGCCGCCCACGAGAGCTTCCGGGCCGGGGTGGAGCTGCCGTTCCTGCCGCTACCGGGCGATGTGCGCGCGATCCTGCCGCAGACCCGGGCCGGGGGCGGGCCGCGCTCGCTGCTGCGGCTGCTGACCCTCGCCCGGCCGCTGATCGCCGAGCTGGGCGACGGGATCGCCGCGGCGGTGCGGGACAGCCGGGCCGAGGTGGTGCTGCTGTCCACGATGGTGGCTCCGCTGGGCTACTCGGTGGCGGAGGCGGCGGGCATCCCGTGGGCCGGGGTCTTCCTGCAGCCGGTGCTGCCGACCGGCGCGTTCGGCCCGGTGCTGACCGGCGGGACCGACACCGGCGTCCCGGCGGTCAACCGGCTGCTCGGGCGGTTCATGGAGGCGTCGTCGACGCCGCTGTACCGGGGGCCGATCCGCGAGCTGCGCGCCCGGCTGGGCCTGCCCGGCAGATCCAACCGGCAGCTGCAACGCGAGCAACGGCACCGGTTCCCGACGTTCCACGGGTTCAGCCCGCACGTCGTGGCGCGACCGCCGGACTGGCCGGCGTCACACGAGGTGGTGGGCTACTGGTGGCCGGCGCGCCCGGCGGGGTGGCAGCCGCCGGCCGAGGTGGCCGCGTTCCTGGCCGCCGGGCCGCCGCCGGTGGTCATCGGGTTCGGCAGCATGGCGACCGGGGCGAACGACCGGCTGGCCCGGCTGGTGCCGGCTGCGGTGCGCCGGGCCGGCGTCCGGGCGATCGTCCAGGCCGGGTGGTCCGGGCTGCGGGTGGGCGAGCATCCCGGCATCCTGCAGACCGGTCCGCTGCCCCACGACTGGCTTTTTCCCCGTACGGCCGCAGTGGTCCACCACGCCGGGGCGGGCACCACGGCGGCGGCGCTGCGGGCGGGGGTGCCGGCTGTCGCCGTACCCGTGCTGGCGGACCAACCGTTCTGGGCCCGGCGGCTGGCCGATCTCGGGGTGAGCCCGGCGCCGATCCCGTTGCCGCGGCTGACCGCGGAGCGGCTGGCCGGCGCGATCACCGCCGCGCTGACCAAGCGCGACCGGGCGGCGCGGCTGGCCACCCGGATCGCCGGGGAGGACGGCGCTGCCCGGATCCTCGAATGGCTCGAGGACCCGGGCAGGCGCCCGACCGGTCTCAGCGCTCCATGA